One window of Vitis riparia cultivar Riparia Gloire de Montpellier isolate 1030 chromosome 5, EGFV_Vit.rip_1.0, whole genome shotgun sequence genomic DNA carries:
- the LOC117913984 gene encoding inorganic phosphate transporter 1-4-like, protein MAGEQLQVLNALDLAKTQWYHFTAIVIAGMGFFTDAYDLFSISLVTKLLGRIYYHVDGAAKPGILPPNVSAAVNGVALCGTLAGQLFFGWLGDKMGRKSVYGMTLILMVVCSIASGLSFGDEPKAVIATLCFFRFWLGFGIGGDYPLSATIMSEYANKKTRGAFIAAVFAMQGFGILAGGIVSLIVSAAFDHKFKAPSYQLDPVGSTVPQADYIWRIILMFGAVPAGLTYYWRMKMPETARYTALVAKNAKKAAADMSKVLQVDIEAEESKVEKLATEPTNSFGLFSKEFAKRHGLHLIGTTTTWFLLDIAFYSQNLFQKDIFSAIGWIPKAETMNAIQEVYRIAKAQTLIALCSTVPGYWFTVALIDYMGRFAIQLMGFFFMTVFMFALAIPYHHWTLKPNRIGFVVMYSFTFFFANFGPNATTFVVPAEIFPARLRSTCHGISAAAGKAGAIIGAFGFLYAAQNQDKTKTDAGYPPGIGVKNSLIVLGAVNFLGMLFTFLVPEPKGKSLEELTGENDQEDRPQVDQQSPSTRTGPG, encoded by the coding sequence ATGGCTGGAGAACAATTGCAAGTGCTTAATGCACTCGATTTGGCAAAGACTCAATGGTACCATTTCACTGCAATTGTGATTGCCGGAATGGGTTTCTTCACAGATGCGTATGATCTATTTAGCATCTCCCTCGTAACCAAATTACTCGGCCGTATATACTACCATGTTGATGGTGCAGCAAAGCCAGGCATATTACCTCCCAATGTTTCAGCTGCTGTCAATGGCGTTGCACTGTGTGGCACCCTAGCTGGCCAGCTCTTCTTTGGCTGGCTTGGTGACAAAATGGGCAGAAAGAGCGTCTATGGCATGACCCTTATTCTCATGGTCGTTTGCTCCATTGCCTCTGGACTTTCCTTTGGAGATGAGCCGAAGGCTGTCATAGCCACACTTTGTTTCTTCCGGTTCTGGCTTGGCTTTGGCATTGGTGGTGATTATCCCCTTTCTGCCACCATCATGTCGGAGTACGCGAACAAGAAGACTCGTGGGGCCTTTATTGCTGCAGTTTTCGCCATGCAGGGCTTTGGAATTTTGGCTGGTGGAATAGTTTCACTCATTGTCTCAGCTGCATTTGATCACAAGTTCAAGGCTCCGTCCTACCAACTAGATCCAGTTGGCTCCACTGTGCCACAAGCTGATTATATCTGGCGCATTATTTTGATGTTTGGAGCTGTGCCTGCTGGTCTGACCTACTACTGGCGAATGAAGATGCCTGAGACAGCTCGATACACCGCCCTCGTTGCCAAGAATGCGAAGAAGGCAGCTGCTGACATGTCTAAGGTGTTGCAGGTGGACATTGAAGCCGAAGAGTCCAAGGTGGAGAAGCTGGCAACGGAACCTACCAATTCTTTTGGTTTATTCTCCAAGGAATTTGCCAAAAGACACGGCCTTCATTTGATTGGAACCACTACTACTTGGTTCTTGCTGGACATTGCTTTCTACAGTCAAAATCTTTTCCAGAAGGACATTTTCAGCGCAATTGGGTGGATTCCAAAAGCCGAGACCATGAATGCAATTCAAGAGGTTTATAGAATAGCAAAGGCTCAAACCTTAATTGCACTATGCAGTACTGTTCCTGGGTACTGGTTTACAGTGGCTCTCATTGATTATATGGGAAGGTTTGCTATTCAACTCATGGGTTTTTTCTTCATGACCGTCTTCATGTTTGCGCTCGCTATTCCTTACCATCATTGGACTTTAAAGCCCAACCGAATTGGATTCGTCGTAATGTACTCATTCACCTTCTTCTTTGCAAATTTTGGACCCAATGCAACCACCTTTGTTGTGCCAGCAGAAATTTTCCCTGCAAGGCTAAGGTCAACTTGCCACGGAATATCTGCAGCAGCTGGGAAGGCTGGTGCCATAATTGGGGCGTTTGGCTTCCTATATGCCGCCCAAAACCAAGACAAAACCAAGACAGATGCAGGCTACCCACCTGGTATTGGAGTAAAAAATTCGCTCATTGTGCTCGGGGCAGTCAACTTCTTGGGGATGCTCTTTACTTTCTTGGTCCCGGAACCAAAGGGAAAATCATTGGAGGAGTTGACAGGAGAGAATGATCAAGAGGATAGACCTCAAGTGGACCAGCAGTCCCCTTCTACCAGGACTGGTCCAGGCTAG